In the genome of Bremerella sp. JC817, the window AGACAATGGTGAACGACGCACGTTTCGGCCCACTCAACGGGCAGATTATTCACACATCATTCGGAGCAGGTGCTTATTTTCAAGTGCTTCGAGATGAAGTGAACGGCCAGGCCCAAGGAGCCGTGGTGCCCCTGCCAGGGAACTTCCGTTCCGGGGCTCATCGTGCCAAGGTGAATCCTGCGGATGGACAGCTTTACGTCAGTGGGATGGCGGGTTGGGGAAGCTATACACCTGACGATGGTTGTTTTCATCGCGTGCGATACACAGGCAAGCCAATGCAAACGCTGGTGGGTTTTCACGTGCATGAAAATGGCGTGATGCTCGAGTTCTCGCAGCGTATTAACGGCGAACACATCGGTCATCTGGCGCGACAGTTCGCTCAGGTCTGGAACTATCGCTATGGTCCTGGCTATGGATCGCCGGAACTAGCACCTGGTCACCCAGGTGTGGTCGGTCACGAATCGCTGCGAATCACGGCAGTTCATTGGATCGATAACAAGACACTCTTTGTCGAAATGCCGGAACTGCAACCAGTCAATCAATTGCATTTGGTGCTCGAAGTCGACAGGGGGCCGCTGCAAGAGCTATTCATCACGGTGCACCAGTTGGATGCTCCGTTTACGGACATCGCCGGCTATCGACCAACCGGAAAAGTGATCGCCGCGCATCCGATGGCTTCCGACCTGGCGTTGCTGGGGGACAAGCCGACGAATCCTTGGCTTGAAAAACCAGAGGGAGGCAAGCTGCAGGAACTGGCGATCGCCGCAGGGCCGAACTTGACATTCTCGACCAAAACTCTGAAGGCCAAGGCCGGCGAACCGATCAAGCTGACCTTTTCCAATCCTGACGTCGTGCCGCACAACTGGGTGTTGTTGAAGCCCGGAACGTTGGAAACGGTGGGGGACCTGGCGAATAAGTTTGTCGCGAATCCGTCGGCCGTTTTGAAGCAGTATGTTCCTGAGTCGCCAGACGTTCTGACGTATACCGACATTGTTCCGCCGACGAAAGAGTTCTTTATTTACTTCCAAGCACCAACCGAACCTGGTCGATATCCGTACCTTTGCACGTTCCCGGGGCACTGGATGGTGATGAACGGGGAGCTGATCGTCGAATAGCCTCCAACCCACTGGGCCCTTTCATGGCAACGACTGACGAAATTGCCGACGTTGCCAACCTGCGGATGTCACTGGACGTAAATGGCGAGCGGATGCAGACCGGCAATACCAAGACGATGATCTTCAAGCCGGCGTTCCTCATTCACTACCTCTCGCAGTTCATGACATTGGAAGCGGGAGACCTTATTTCGACCGGAACACCACCTGGTGTAGGCCTAGGAATGAAGCCGCCACGTTACGTGAAAATCGAAGACGAAGTGACTCTTTCGATCGATGGCCTGGGAACGCAGAAACAAACCTGCATCGGCGACTAGCAAGTTGCTCTCAACAGAGTGAATGTGAGCGGCTGATGGGTATTTGCTGGTAAGCGGCTTGTTGCATTCCAAGAGAGATCGATTATTGGGCGAGTCGAACGACATGTTAGAATAGACGGTAAGCTCTCGATCCTCATTCTTTTGCGAGATATGGCAAATGATTTCCTTCGACTACCTTCCTCAGGGAATCAATGGGATGGCCAACGCTCATCACGCCGGGACGATGGCTGGGCATCTCGGGGCAGCGGTCCTTGCAGGGTATTTCTTTGGCGAAGATCAGAACGAGCTTCCAGACGCAGTCTATCAGGGTGTCAGCCAAGAGCTTGATCGCGTGATCGCTGGCGAAGAAGCGATCTGGTTTAATGCCAAGCAGAAAGGACTAACGCCAACGGAACTCTTTCGGAAACTTCCCGCGGAAGAACCTCAGCCAGAGCAAATTC includes:
- a CDS encoding fumarylacetoacetate hydrolase family protein; translated protein: MHVPGALDGDERGADRRIASNPLGPFMATTDEIADVANLRMSLDVNGERMQTGNTKTMIFKPAFLIHYLSQFMTLEAGDLISTGTPPGVGLGMKPPRYVKIEDEVTLSIDGLGTQKQTCIGD